GAGATGGCGAGCCCGAGCCCCGTTCCATCCGCCTTCGTCGTGTAGAAGGGCCGGAAGAGCCGCTCGCGATCCACGGCCTCGAGCCCCTTGCCCTCGTCACGCACCTCGACGACGACGCGGCCCTCCTCGCACCGGGCCACGACCTCGATGCGCCCGTCCCGCGTCTCCTGCATGGCCTCGGCGGCGTTCTTCAACAGGTTCAGCAGCACCCCGCGCAGCGCGTCCTCGTCGCCCACGGCCCTCAAGTCCGGGTCCAACCGGGGCACGAGCGTGGGGAAGTCCGGCTCGCCCTCGGCCACCGCCACCGCCTCCAGGACAATCCGCGACACGTCGAGCGGGCTCGCCCCCCTCTCCCCCCGCGGCGCCCGGCCGAGGCTCAACAACTCGGCGACGCGCGCGTCGATGCGATCGCTCTCCTCGCGGATGATGCGGACCGCCTTCTCGAAACGGGCGCGGTGCTCGGCGGAGACATGCCCGGCCTGCCCCGAGAGCAGCTCGGCATAACCCCGCACGGCGGCCAGCGGATTCTTGAGCTCATGGGCCACGGAGGCGGCCAGTTCCCCGGCGATGGCGAGCCGCTCGGCGCGCTCCAGCCGGCCACGCAGGGCCGCTGCTTCGGCGCGGGAGGCGGAGAGCTGCTCGGAGAGCCGCACCTTCTGGGGGAACAGGAGCTGCTCGATGCCCCGGTTGAGCTGTTCGCCCAGGCCGATGAAGAGCAGGGAGGCCAGGAGCGCCACCATCACGGAGACGGAGACCTGGAGGAGGTCCACCGGGTAGCCGAGCACCCGGAACCCCGCGATGACGGCACAGGCCACGGCGATGGCGAGCACCGCCTGGGTGAGGGCCCGGGAGACGGACAGCTGCACGGCGACCCGCTCGTGGAGCGTATAGCTGAGCGTCGCCACCTCGGCGGCGAGCACGATGCACAGGAGCACCCCATTGCCGGTGGGCGTGCCCTGGAACAGCTCGAGCGCCGTGCGGAGCAGGCAGACGAGCAGCGAGACGCCGATGAGCGCCGTCAGGTGCCGCGAGAGCCGGCGGACGGAGGCGTTCTCATGCCGGCACAGCACGAAGCGGAGCCCGCCGAGCAACCCCACTCCAGCGAGGCCCAGCACCTGGGGGAACACGGCCAGGAGCGGCTGGCCGAAGGCCACGGCCACCCAGGCCGACAGCCCGAGGAGCACCAGCCCGGCGGGCACGAGGGCCCCCGCGAGCCGCCGTCGCGCCCGGGAGGGCCCCAGGTCCACGAGGGCATCGGCGATGAACCCGGAGATGGACAGCAGCGCGGCGAGCCCGACGGCCACGCGGACGGACTCCCGGGTCCGGGGCTCCAGGAGGACGACGAACCACCCGGCGGCGAAGAGGGCGACTCCGGTGGGGCCGCAGGCGAGGAAGAGCTTGCGCCGCTCCCCTCGGGAGGAGGCGAGGACGTAGCCGGCCAGCAGGCCATTGAAGAGCGCCACGATGAGCGCGACGACGGATGAGGCGAAGAGATGCGCCGACATACGGGCCCCCGGGTCCGAGCGTATCACGCGGGGCGCGGTATCATGCCCGTGATGCATGTCCTCGCCCTCGTCCTCCTGCTGGCCAGCGCCGTGGCCGCGGCCAGTGAGCCGGAGCTCACCGGACTCACCCCGCTGCCCTCGGATCCCGCGCCGGCCGAGCTCATCCGCGACAGCCACTACTGGATCTCCAACGAGGACCACCTCGAGCTCTTCCACGACGCGGTGAAGGACAAGGGCGGCGTCTACCTGGGGGTGGGCTCGGACCAGAACTACCTGCTGGGAGCCTGGGCCCGCGCGGAGGTGCTCGTGCTGATGGACTTCGATCAGTCCATCGTGGATCTCCACCGCGTCTACCGCCTCATCTTCCTGGCGGCGGAGACGCCCGAGGAGTTCCTGCGCCTGTGGCGGCGGGAGAGCCGCCCGGAGGTCCGCCGCCTCATCCAGCAGAGCCCCGGCTCCCGGTTCGAGAAGGCGAAGCTGCTCCGGGCGTATGGCACCGCGCGCTGGGCGGTGGAGCGGCGGCTGAATCGCGTGGTGGCGCAGATGGAGAAGGCGGCGCTGCCCTGCTTCGTGGTGGATGCGGGCGACTACGCGCACATCCGCGGCCTCTACGCGGGGAACAAGGTCCTCATCGCGCGGGGCGATCTCACCGCCAATCAGACGGTGGCCTCCATCGGCCGGATCACGAAGCGGGCGGGGAAGAAGATGGGGGTGCTCTACCTCTCGAACGCCGAGCAGTACTTCCCCTATGACGGGAACTACCGGAGCAACATGCGCGGGCTCCCGCTGGACGAGAACAGCGTGGTGGTCCGCACGAGTGGCCAGCGGGGCATCACCCACGTGAAGGGCACCTACTACCACTACAACACCCAGTCGGGTTCGAGCTTCCTGGCCTGGCTGGAGGACGCGAAGACGCGGGATGTGCGCATGATGCTCCGGTACGCGCCGGACACCGGCAAGGCCCGCGGGCTGTCGCGGCTCGACACGGGGCCCGCCGAGGCGCGTGAGGTGTTCAAGCAGAAGCTCCTCGCGAAGCGGACGAGCCGGAAGGCGCGGCGGTGAGGCGCTCGAAGCGGCTCCTGCTCGTGCTCGGACTCGGGCTGCCGGGCGTGGCCGGAGCGGCGGCTCCATTCCCCGGGGCTCCCGAGGTGCTGCCCTGCCTCGAGGCTCCGGTGCCGGGCATGGCCTGCATCCCCGGAGGTCCCTTCCTTCGAGGCGTGAACACGGGGAAGCACGCGCCGGCCCGGCCCCAGGCGGAGGTCTGGGTGCAGACCTTCTACATGGACACCCACGAGGTGACGTACGGCGAGTACAAGGCCTGCGAGAAGGCGGGCCGGTGCGGCAAGGGCGGGCCGAACTACCGCGACTTCGACAACCCCCGGCAGCCCATCAACGGGGTGAGCTGGTTCAACGCGAAGGGCTACTGCGAGGCCCACGGCAAGCGCCTGCCCACGGAGGCCGAGTGGGAGAAGGCGGCGCGGGGCACGGATGGGCGGCTCTACCCGTGGGGCGACGAGCCGGCCACCTGCGAGCGCGCCGTCATCCAGGATCGCCGGGGGCGCAGCTGCGGGAAGAAGCAGCGCTCGGCGGCGCACGCCGACGTGGGACGCCCGGAGCCGGTGGGCACGCGGCCGCCCAACGCCCACGGGCTCTACGACATGGCGGGCAACGCCTGGGAGTGGGTGGCGGACTGGTACACGCCCTCGTGGAAGGACTGTGGCGAGGCGTGCCTGGGGGTGGACCCCAAGGGCCCGTGCGAGGGACGCGAGCCGTGCCCGGGCCACACGGAGAAGGTGGTGCGAGGCGGCTCCTGGTTCTGGCCGGCCTCGTACGCGACGGCGGTGTACCGGCGGCCGCACGTGCCCGCCAACCGGCCCATCTTCCACCACTTCGGCTTCCGCTGCGCCGCGAGCGTCGAGCAGGCGCGGGCGTCAGTGGTGGGCGAGGGCACCCGGTGAGCGCGGCAGCCGCACGGTGAAGGTCGTCCCCCGGCCCTGGCCGGACCGCGCGGCCACGGTGCCCCCGTGTGCCTCCACCAGGTGCTTCACGATGTAGAGGCCGAGCCCGATGCTGCGGCTCGCCCGGTCCGCCTGGAGCGTGCCGCGCTGGAGCGGCTCGAAGAGGCGGGGGAGGAGCTCCGGTGGAATGGGCGGCCCGTCGTTGTGCACCCACAGCTCCACGGCCTCGTCCCCGCCGCGCAGCTCCACGCTCACGGGCGTGTCCATGGGGCTGTACTTGAGGGCATTGGTCACCAGGTTGGACACCACCTGGGCCATGCGATCCGAGTCCCAATCGCCCCGGGTGCAGCCGCGCTGGCGCACCTCGAGGTGGCGCTCCGGCCAGGCCACGCCCACCTCGTCCAGCACCTGGTCCACGAGGTGCCGCAGGTCCGTGGGCCGGCGCTCCAGCGAGATGCCTCCCCCCAGCCGGGCCTGCGTGAAGTCGAGCAGGTCGCGGATCATCCGCGTGGCGCGCTCGGCCGAGGAGAGGATGCGGCTGGCGGACTTGGTGGCGCGGGCGTCGAGCTCCTCGCGCCGCAGCAGGGCGTGGGCCGCCAGGGTGATGGCGTTGATGGGGTTGCGCAGATCATGGCTGACGATGCCGATGAGCTGTTGCTCGAACTCCACGCGGCGGCGCAACTCGGCCTCCTGCTCCTTGTGCCGCGTCACGTCCCGGGTGATGGCCACGCCCGCGATGAGGCGGCCCTCGGGATCTCTCACCGGGCTGGCGCTCACGCGCACCGTCGCGCGTTCTCCATCGTGGCGCTCCACCAGCAGCTCCTGGTCCGTCACCACCTCGCCCTGGAGCAGGGCGCGCACCAGCGGCCACTCCTCCGTCTGGAGGGGGCGGCCGTCCGGGTGGAAGCCGTGGAAGCCGGTGTACTCCGCCACGCTGTTGGCGCGGTGCATGGGGCCGCGCACCAGCTCCTCCTGCTGGTGGTTGAAGAAGGTCATCCGGCCCGACGGCTCGGAGATGATGACGCCCGCGGGCATCTGCTGGAGCACCGCGTCCAGCAGCCGCTGCTTGGCCTCCAGCTCGGCCGCGTACCGCTGCTCGCGGCGCAGCGCGTCCTGGGTGGCCCGCTCCAGCTCGGCGAGCTGCTCGGCGCGGCGGCGCTCCGCCTCGTAGGCCTGGGCGTTGGCCACGGCCGAGGCCACATGCCCGGCGGCCATCTCGAAGAAGCTCCGGTAGGAGTCGTCCAGCGCGCGGCGCGGAGACACGCCCGCCACCAGCACCCCGTAGGGCACCTTCTGTCCCGGCTGGGAGATGGGGAGCAGCACCGCCGTGTGCGGCGACTCGTCCCAGGGTCCTCCCGGCAGCGCTCCGAAGCGCGCATGCACGTCGGTGAGCACCTCCATGCGCCCGGTGGCCGCCACCTGCGCCAGGGGCCAGCGGCTGGCGTCCACGTCGGTCTCCAGCCCCGCGCTCCCCACCAGGGTGGCCTGGGCGTGTGGCTCGTCCCACTGGTAGAGCAGCGCGAAGGGCACATCCGCGGGGTTGGCCGCGAAGGTGCGGGCCACCTGACGGCAGGCCGCCTCCGGGGTGCGGGACTCGCTGACGTGCTCGGCGAGCTGCCGCAGGGTGTGCAGCCGCCGCTCGCCGATGACGCGCTCGGTGGTGAAGTTCACCGCGTTGAAGACGCCCTCCACCCGGCCCGCCTCGATGCCGATGGGGCTGTAGGAGAACGTCCGGTAGGTCTCCTCCAGGTAGCCGTTGCGGTTGATGGCGAGCATCAGATCATCTGCCCACGTGGCCCGGCCCGTGGCGAGGACGCCCTCCAGCATGGGGCCGATGATGTGCCAGATCTCCGGCCAGGCCTCGCGGCCCGGACGGCCCAGCGCCAGCTCCGGGTGCTTGCGTCCGAAGTAGGGGATGAAGGCGTCGTTGTAGATGACGAGCAGCTCCGGCCCCCCGTAGATGAGGATGGGGAAGCGCGAGGTGAGGCAGATGCTCACCGCGCTGCGCAGCGATTGGGACCAGCCCTCCACGGGGCCCAGCGAGGTGGCGGCCCAATCGAAGGCGCGCATGTGAGCGCCCATCTCGCCTCCGCCCGCGAAGAGATCTTCCGGTTCTCCGGGCAGGAGGTAGGGGGCCCGTCGGTACAGGGCTGGCTCGAGTTGGCTGGAGAGAGTCCCGTCGATGTGCTCGCTCATTCAGGACCTGCTCCAACGCACTCGAAGCGCGGGAGATTCTCTCTCGTGGGCCTCCCTTGCGAGCGGCCGAGGGCGCTCCCCTGGCCGCTCGCTCCCCTCTGGACGCGGGGTCCCTGGGAGTGCGGGGGGCCCTGCAAGCGCCCGCCGGGCGGGGGAGCCCATGCACAACCCCACAGGTCGTTCCCTCGGGGTGAATGTCTCCAGTAGCCTCCGCCGCACCTTCGCACCACTTCCCCAGTCTTCATCCTCCCGGGTGGGGCCGCCTGGCTCCGCCGCGACGGGAGAGGAGTGTCTTCAATGTCTGACGCTGATTCGCGCAAGCACGGCCCTTCGGAGAGAAAGCGCCCCGTTCTCTTCTCCCACGGAGACACGGGGTACCTGCGGCTGCGGAAGCTGACGAATGGGCCGGGGGAGCAGAAGCGGTTCCTGGGCCTGCCTCGCACGGGGGACAAGGACGGGCCCCTGGTGGAGGTGGCGATGGTGGGCGCGTCCGCCGACTGGACGAGCCATGCGCGGCTCGAGGACGCGGCGGCGTTGGGCGTGCTGTTGTCACACCCGGCCATTCCCCGCACCCACGGGCTGTTCCAGCACCAGGGCGCCCGGTACCTGGTGACGGAGTATGTGTCTGGCATCAGCCTGAACATGGCGGGGCACTACGGCTGCGTGCGCGGGCGCCAGCTGTCCGAGGCCTTCACGCTCTACGTGGCCTCGGTGGTGGCGGACGTGTTGTCCTACGTGCACACCCTCACGGACGCGGCGGGGCGGCCCCTGGGCGTCATCCACCGGGCCGTGGATCCCTACAACATCATCGTGAAGCACGATGGCACGGTGATGTTGGCCAACTTCATGTCCGCGTGCTCGCTGCTGCCCGGACGCGCGCCGGTCATCCCGTTCATCGTCCAGGGGGAGATCGACTTCGCCGCCCCGGAGCGCCTGTGGCCCACGCCGGAGGGAGGGGTGGATGCCCGCTCGGATCTCTTCTCGTTGGGCATGGTGATGTTGGAGATGATCACCGGCCTGCAACTCTATGGCTCGGACGAGGTGGAGCAGGCCGCCGCGAAGCTCCCCCCGGGCCACCCTGGCTACGACGGGGAGGTGCCCTGGGTGTCCGAGGTGCGCAGCTGGACGACGGTGGAGCAGATGGCCCGGCGTGCCGCGGCCTTCCGTTCCGAGCACATCGATCACTTGATGCGGAAGGTCTCCGGCCCCGTGCGGCTCATCATCCACAAGCTGCTGCGCCGCGGCCCGTCGGAGCGGTACGCCACCGCCGCCGCGCTGAAGGGGGACCTGGACGCGTGTCTCGGCGTCCTGGACAGGCCCTATGGGGCGAGGGAGGCCATGGAGGAGCTGCTGAAGGCCCGGAGCGAGGCGATGGAGGTGAAGGAGCCCATCGAGCTCATCCCGTCCGACGAAGCCGAGCGCCGGGCGGGAGAGCTGCACCAGCCGACGAGCCACTGACGGAGGGAGTCAGCGGCTGGGGGCGACGACGGGCGGGTGCTCGGTGAGCCAGCGCTCCAGGTTCTCCCGGTACTTCTGCGCACTGGGAGTCCGGTCCTCCTTCGCCAGGTCGAGCGCCTCGAGGATGAGCTGCCGGGCGCGGAGCCGGTCCTCGTTCGCGTCCCACAGGACCCGGGCGAGGCGGAAGCGGATGATGCCGCGTTGACGCTGGAGGGTGGGGGAGGACTTCTCGTGGGAGGACTTCTCCATGAGGGCCAGCGCGCGCTCCAGGGACGGGATGGCCTCGCGCGGCCTCTTGGCCAGGAGGTAGCCGTTGCCCAGGTCCATCAGCAGCTCCACCCGGGCGTTGTGGTAGTCGCTGGGCTGGGCCACGTGGATGGAGACGGAGCGCGCGAAGTAGGGCAGGGCCTCGTCGTGCCTGCCCTGCGCCTGCAGCGCGTTGCCCAGGCCATGCAGCGGGGAGCAGAGTGTGACGTGCTCGGGCCCCCGCTTCGCCTCCAGCTGCGCGATGGCCTCGCGGAAGTGGTGCTCCGCCTCCGACATGCGGCCCAGTTTCATCTCGAGCTGAGCGAGGTTGCTGGTGAGCATGGCGGCGTTGGTGCTCTCCGGGCCCTCGGTGCTCTGGATGATGCGCAACGCGCGCAGCATCATCGGCATGGCCTCGTTCGCATCGTCCTGCGAGCCGTAGAGCAGGTTCATCGTGTAGTCGTTGAGCGCGTAGGCCACCGCCGGGTGGTCCGGGCCGAGGGCCTGCTCGAGCACCTGAAGGGCCTTGTGGGTGAGGCGACGGCCCTCGGCGGCATCGCGCCGCACCCAGGCGGCGGACGAGAGCGCGAGCAGGGCCTGGCCGGAGTCCGGGTGGGTGGCGCCCAGCTCCCGCTCCCGCAGCGCCAGGGCGCGCCGGAGGTGGACGAGCCCCTCCTCCACCTGTCCCTGGGTGAGCAGCGCGTGGCCCAGCTCGACGAGGACGTCCGCCACCGTCAGGGACTCGGGGCCCTGGCTCTTCTCCAGCAGGGCCAGGGCCTGCCGCTGCTGCCCGGCGGCCTCTTCGTAGCGGCCCTCGATGGCGAGGACGCGGCCCACGTTGTTGAGCAACCGGGCGCGCAGCACGTCATCGCCGCCCATGCGGGTGAGGGCCGCGTCCGCGCGCTCCTGCCACAGGTGCGCCAGTTCGTACTTCTCCAGCCGCTCGCCGGTGATGCGCACCGCCAGGGTGGAGGCCCGTACGGCCACCGCGTCGTTGCGGCTGGCCTCGGCGGCCCAGATGGCCTCCTGGACGAGCTTCTCCGCGCTGCGGTAGTCCCCCGCCTGATCCCTCAGCTCCGCCACGAGCAGGAGGGCCTCCGCGCTGCCATACCGGTCTCCCGCGGCGCGGGCCTGCTCGGCCAGGGGGAGCACCCGGGCCGCGCCCTCCGCGTACCGGCCCGCGGCGCCGAGCATGCGTCCCTCCATCAGCGCCGCGTGCAGGGCCTCGGTGCGCTGGCGCGCCTCGGCGTCTTCCGGCGCGGGCCCCGCGGCCTCGAGCACCGCCAGGTCGGAGCACCCGGCCAGCGGGGAGAGCTGCTCGGCGGTGCGCGGGGCGTACTGCACCACGCGGGTGTCCGCCTGGGCGAAGAGGCGCGTGAGCGCGGCCACCTCCGCCAGCCGCTGGTCCAGGCAGCGCATGCGCCGGCCCAGCAGCTCCTCGGACTGCTCGCCGCGCACCCGGGTGGCCTCGCAGGTGGACGTGTGCAGCGTGGCCCAGGCGGTGGTGTACGCCTCCAGCGTGCGCCGCGCGCTGTTCCAGGCCTCCAGCGCGAAGGGCCGGCCGGTGGCGAGGAAGGCCGCTTCCGCCGCCTGCTGTTGCTCCGGGCCCCAGATGCCGACCACCTTGTCCGCCGAGCCCTCGCAGGCCCGGGCCCCGCGCGTGTGCACCGCGTGGGTGATGCCCACCGAAAGCAGCAGGGCCAGCGCTCCACCGAGCTGTGGCCACCACCGCCACCGCTTCGCCGGCTCTCCCTGGAGCGCGGTGAGCAGGGCCTCCATCGAGGCATGGCGTGCGGCGGGCTCCACCTCCAGTCCACGCATCACCAGGCGGTGCAGCCAGGGCGGCACGTCCGTCCCCCTGGGCACGGGGCGCACCCGGCCCGCGCGCATCTCCGCCACCAGCGTCCGCTCGGTGTCGCCCGCGAAGGGGCGCTCGCCGTACAGGGCCTCGTACAGGGTGATGCAGAAGGAGAACTGGTCGCAGCGCGCGTCGGCGTGGCCGCCCGGGCCGAACTGCTCGGGGGCCATGTACGCCGGGGTTCCGCCCACCGCCCGGGGCGTGTCACCGGCGGCGCGGTGGGCGAGGCCGAAGTCGGTGACGCGCACGCGCGCGCCCACCAGGAGGTTCTCCGGTTTGAAGTCCCCGTGGACGAGCCCCGCGGCGTGGGCGGCGGCCAGCCCCTTGCCCGCGTCCAGGAAGACGTCGCGCACCTCGCGCCAGGAGCGCGGCGAGGCCCGCATCCACTGGCGCAGCGTCTGGGCCTCCACCAGCTCCATGGCGAGGAAGACCTGCTCGCCGAACGTGCCCACGTCGAAGACGGACACCACGTGCGGGTGGGAGACACGGGCCATGGCCTGGGCCTCGCGCAGCAGGTGAGCGCGGCCCTCGTCGGCCTCCAGTCCGAGCGCCGCGACGCGCAGCAGCTTGAGGGCCACGCGGCGATCCAACTCGGGGTCGTACGCCGAGTAGACGACGCCCATGCCGCCCGCGCCGAGCCGCTCCAGCACGAGGTAGCGCCCCACCGGGGTGCCACGTGGCAGCACGGCCTCCACGGAAGCGGCGGGGGAGGGGGAGTGGAGTGCGGGAGGCTCGGCGAGGCCCGTGGGCGTCCGGGCGCGGAAGGCCTCGGCCACGAGCCGGCGGCAGGCGGGGCACGCGTCCAGGTGCCGGTCCACCTCCGCGGCGCGCTCGGGCGGCAGGCCGCCGAGCATCAACTCCATGAAGGTGGACTCGTCGAGGCAGGCCATGGCGCTTCAGTCGAGGCGCGAGCGCAGCAGGCGGCTGAGGCTCACGTCGAGCTGGCTGGAGATGAGGCGCAGCACGCTGTCGAGCTGGGAGCCGGTGAGGCGCAGGCGCTCGGTGAGCAGGCGCCGCGTCTCCTCGAGGAGCGCCTGCTGGGCGGCCACCACCCACCGCGCGGCGGTGGCGCGGTGCACCCCATAGAGGGCGCCGAGCTGGTCGATGCTCAGGCCATCCAGGTACTTGAGGCGCAGGGTGTTGCGCTCGCGCGGGGAGAGGTTGGCGAGCGCCTGGGTGAAGGCGGTGTTGAACTCGGCGCGGTAGGTCGTCTTGAGGTAGACGAGCTCGGGGTCATCGCCGGGATCCACGAGGAGGGAGAGCGTGCTGTCCTCCATGGACACGTCCTGGTTGGAGCGCTGGCGCTGCAAGTCGAGGGCGATCCACAGGGCGGCGGCGCGCACCCAGCCGGAGAGCGGGCCGGTGCCGGGGTAGGCGGCGAGCCGGGCGGGGGTGTCGGGGCCGGGGACGAGCATCTTCTGGCGCACGAGCTGCCGCACCTCATCCACGGAGGAGGGCGGCAGCTTGAGGCGGGACACCGCCACGTGCACCTCGGGGAGGACGCGGGCCTCGAAGGCGGCATGGGCCAGGGGCAGCCCTTCCGCGCAGGCGCAGGCGAGGTAGAGGTCCGTCAGGTGCAACTGCTCCAGGGCCTCGGAGGGGCTGTCCGCGGGCAGGTGCCGGGCGAGGTGGGCGGCGAAGCGCGCACCCTCCAGCTCCACCCCGGGCCAGGCGGCGCGGGCCGTGCTCAGCCCACGGCCGAGCCGCTCTTCCAACGCGGCCAGCGGTTCTCCAACGAGTGAGCCCTCACGGGCGGCGACGAAGGCTTGAGCGAGGCCCGGTGACACCGAGCATTCCTCCTGAGGATGGGGCGGGCTGCGACGGACGCGGCAAGATAACACCTCCGCCCGGTTCTCAGGTTTTCCCGTGACCCTCCGGCAATCATTGTTTTCCAAGAATATTGCAAGGCTACAGCCGGGGCAGGCGACGTGCGCGGGCGACCCGATTTTCGCGGTCAGGTCCGAAAACGGCCAGACAGGGGGAGGCGCTCACGCTACGAAAGCCCCGTGATGCGGACGCTGGAAACCGAAACCTGCTACCGGGCCCTGACCGCGCGAGACCGGCGCTTCGATGGGCTCTTCTTCGTCGGCGTGTCGACGACGGGCATCTACTGCCGGCCGGTGTGCACGGCGAGGACACCCCGCCAGGAGCGCTGTGCCTTCTACCGCACGGCCGCTGAGGCCGAGCACGCGGGTTTCCGCGCCTGCCTGCTGTGCCGCCCCGAGCTGGCCCCGGGCAGCGCGCCGGTGGACTCCGTGCCGAGGCTCGTGGCGGCGGCGGTGGCGCGCATCGAGGGGGGTTACCTCAACGAGTCGTCCCTGGAGGACCTGGCGGCGGAGCTGGGGGTGACCAGCCGGCACCTGCGCCGGGCGATGGAAGCGGAGCTCGGTGTCTCGCCGGTCGAGCTGGCGCAGTCACGGCGGCTCGCACTGGCGAAGCAGCTGCTCCAGGACACGGCGCTCCCGCTGGCGGAGGTCGCCTTCGCCAGTGGCTTCCAGAGTGTCCGGCGCTTCAACGCGCTCTTCCAGGAGCGCTTCGGCCGGCCGCCCTCGGAGCTGCGGCGCGCGAGTGACGAGGGCGTGGGCGCGCGCGCACTCGTGCTCCGGTTGGACTATCGCCCGCCGCTGGACTGGGAGCAGCTGCTGCGCTTCCTGCGTGGACGCGCCATTCCGGGAGTCGAGCACGCGGGGGAGGCCGAGTACCGGCGCACGGTGCGCCTGGGGGGCAGGACGGGCTGGCTCTCGGTCCGGAAGGACCCGAAGCGCCCCGCGCTGCTGGCCGAGGTCTCGCTGTCGCTGGCGGGCGTGCTGATGCAGGTGGCGGCGCGGCTGCGGTCGCTCTTCGACTTGGATGCACAGCCGGAGGTCATCGCGGAGTGCCTCGGGCGCGACGCGCTCCTGGCGAAGCACGTCCAGGCTCACCCGGGGCTGCGGGTGCTGGGGGCCTTCGAGCCCTTCGAGCTGGCGGTGCGTGCCATTCTCGGGCAGCAGGTCACGGTGCGCGCGGCGACCACGCTGAGTGGGAGGCTCGTCGCGCGCTTCGGCGAGCCCGTGGACAGTCCGCATGCGGAGGTCTCGCGGCTGTTCCCGCTGCCGGAGACGCTGGCGGCGGCGTCGGAGGATGACGTGGCGGCACTGGGAATGCCGGGGGCGCGGGCGAGGAGCCTGCTGGCGGTGGCGCGGGCGGTGGCGGAGGGCTCGGTGCGGCTGGAGCGGCACGCGGAGGTGGACGAGACGATGGCGGCGCTCGAGGCGTTGCCGGGCATTGGCGCCTGGACGGCGCACTACGTGGCCATGAGGGCCCTGCGCTGGCCCGATGCCTTCCCCGCGAGTGACCTGGGGATTCGCAAGGCGCTCGGAGGCGTGACGGCGAAGGAGGCCGGTGCGCGGGCCGAGGCCTGGCGGCCCTGGCGCTCCTATGCGGCGATACACCTCTGGACTTCTCTTTCGGAAGGAGCAGGCGGATGAAGCTGTACACCACGATCCTGAAGAGCCCGGTGGGACCCCTCCGGCTGTACGCGAACGAAGGGGCGCTCACCGCCATCTACCTGGAGAACCACAAGGGAGCTCCCGCGCTCGTGGCCGGCGAGGGGGAGGCGCACCCGGTGTTGCGGGAGGCGCGGCGGCAGTTGGAGGAGTACTTCGCGGGCGAGCGCGTGACCTTCGATCTTCCCCTCGAGCCGGTGGGGACGCCCTTCCAGCAGACGGTGTGGAAGGCCCTGCGGGAGATTCCGTTGGGGGTCACGTGGTCCTACGCGGGGCTCGCGCGCCACATTGGCAGGCAAGGGGCGTCGCGGGCCGTGGGGTCCGCGAACGCGAGGAATCCGCTCTCCATCGTCGTCCCGTGCCACCGGGTGGTGGGGACGAGCGGGAAGCTCACGGGGTACGCGGGAGGCGTGCCCACGAAACAGTGGCTGCTCGAGCACGAGCAGCGGATGCGGGGAGCAAGCGCCTCGCGAGTGGGCCAGGTCTCGCTCCCGCTCTAGTTGCTGGGGGGTGTGGCCCGATTCGCGGAGGCTGAGAAACATCGATGTCCTCGTTGCGGTGAGGGCCGCGCGTTCCGCTGGCTCGGAGCACCTCCGTCAATGCCAGTGTGCGTCGCGTGGCGGGTGCTTCTTTTACAAACATTGCCCTTCTTGACGCAGCGCGCGTTAATCTGGTTTTGCGATGATTGCATGAGTCTTTGATTGACTTCGTCCATCGTCCGAACGATTAGATCGCGCTCTTGAAAGGAAAGGACCGCTCGGACAACGCCGCTCATCGCGATAAGCACCTACAGCCCCCACCCCCCCTTTCTCCAGCGGTCCGCTTTTCTCATGAGTGAGCCGACTCTTCGTGCGCATGGCGCGCATGGCCCTGGGCCCTGGGTGGCCAGGGTCTGTGCCATCGCGGCGGTATTGGGAGTGATG
The sequence above is drawn from the Archangium gephyra genome and encodes:
- a CDS encoding tetratricopeptide repeat protein gives rise to the protein MACLDESTFMELMLGGLPPERAAEVDRHLDACPACRRLVAEAFRARTPTGLAEPPALHSPSPAASVEAVLPRGTPVGRYLVLERLGAGGMGVVYSAYDPELDRRVALKLLRVAALGLEADEGRAHLLREAQAMARVSHPHVVSVFDVGTFGEQVFLAMELVEAQTLRQWMRASPRSWREVRDVFLDAGKGLAAAHAAGLVHGDFKPENLLVGARVRVTDFGLAHRAAGDTPRAVGGTPAYMAPEQFGPGGHADARCDQFSFCITLYEALYGERPFAGDTERTLVAEMRAGRVRPVPRGTDVPPWLHRLVMRGLEVEPAARHASMEALLTALQGEPAKRWRWWPQLGGALALLLSVGITHAVHTRGARACEGSADKVVGIWGPEQQQAAEAAFLATGRPFALEAWNSARRTLEAYTTAWATLHTSTCEATRVRGEQSEELLGRRMRCLDQRLAEVAALTRLFAQADTRVVQYAPRTAEQLSPLAGCSDLAVLEAAGPAPEDAEARQRTEALHAALMEGRMLGAAGRYAEGAARVLPLAEQARAAGDRYGSAEALLLVAELRDQAGDYRSAEKLVQEAIWAAEASRNDAVAVRASTLAVRITGERLEKYELAHLWQERADAALTRMGGDDVLRARLLNNVGRVLAIEGRYEEAAGQQRQALALLEKSQGPESLTVADVLVELGHALLTQGQVEEGLVHLRRALALRERELGATHPDSGQALLALSSAAWVRRDAAEGRRLTHKALQVLEQALGPDHPAVAYALNDYTMNLLYGSQDDANEAMPMMLRALRIIQSTEGPESTNAAMLTSNLAQLEMKLGRMSEAEHHFREAIAQLEAKRGPEHVTLCSPLHGLGNALQAQGRHDEALPYFARSVSIHVAQPSDYHNARVELLMDLGNGYLLAKRPREAIPSLERALALMEKSSHEKSSPTLQRQRGIIRFRLARVLWDANEDRLRARQLILEALDLAKEDRTPSAQKYRENLERWLTEHPPVVAPSR
- a CDS encoding sigma-70 family RNA polymerase sigma factor, with product MSPGLAQAFVAAREGSLVGEPLAALEERLGRGLSTARAAWPGVELEGARFAAHLARHLPADSPSEALEQLHLTDLYLACACAEGLPLAHAAFEARVLPEVHVAVSRLKLPPSSVDEVRQLVRQKMLVPGPDTPARLAAYPGTGPLSGWVRAAALWIALDLQRQRSNQDVSMEDSTLSLLVDPGDDPELVYLKTTYRAEFNTAFTQALANLSPRERNTLRLKYLDGLSIDQLGALYGVHRATAARWVVAAQQALLEETRRLLTERLRLTGSQLDSVLRLISSQLDVSLSRLLRSRLD
- a CDS encoding DNA-3-methyladenine glycosylase 2, which codes for MRTLETETCYRALTARDRRFDGLFFVGVSTTGIYCRPVCTARTPRQERCAFYRTAAEAEHAGFRACLLCRPELAPGSAPVDSVPRLVAAAVARIEGGYLNESSLEDLAAELGVTSRHLRRAMEAELGVSPVELAQSRRLALAKQLLQDTALPLAEVAFASGFQSVRRFNALFQERFGRPPSELRRASDEGVGARALVLRLDYRPPLDWEQLLRFLRGRAIPGVEHAGEAEYRRTVRLGGRTGWLSVRKDPKRPALLAEVSLSLAGVLMQVAARLRSLFDLDAQPEVIAECLGRDALLAKHVQAHPGLRVLGAFEPFELAVRAILGQQVTVRAATTLSGRLVARFGEPVDSPHAEVSRLFPLPETLAAASEDDVAALGMPGARARSLLAVARAVAEGSVRLERHAEVDETMAALEALPGIGAWTAHYVAMRALRWPDAFPASDLGIRKALGGVTAKEAGARAEAWRPWRSYAAIHLWTSLSEGAGG
- a CDS encoding methylated-DNA--[protein]-cysteine S-methyltransferase is translated as MKLYTTILKSPVGPLRLYANEGALTAIYLENHKGAPALVAGEGEAHPVLREARRQLEEYFAGERVTFDLPLEPVGTPFQQTVWKALREIPLGVTWSYAGLARHIGRQGASRAVGSANARNPLSIVVPCHRVVGTSGKLTGYAGGVPTKQWLLEHEQRMRGASASRVGQVSLPL